One Alkalibaculum bacchi DNA segment encodes these proteins:
- the upp gene encoding uracil phosphoribosyltransferase — translation MIDEQDNVYIFNHPMIQHKISLLRDKNTNSKSFRELVEEVSMLMAYEVTKDFPLTEIEIETPIAKTKTKVLTDKKVTLVPILRAGLGMVEGMLKIIPTARVGHIGLYRDHDTKQPVEYYCKLPANADESEVIVLDPMLATGGSGSAAIQFIKDRGVKNIKWVCIIASVEGVERIHKDHPDVPIFCAAVDQDLNENAYIVPGLGDAGDRIFGTK, via the coding sequence ATGATAGATGAACAAGACAATGTGTATATTTTTAATCACCCAATGATTCAACACAAAATCTCGCTTTTAAGAGATAAAAATACCAACTCAAAGTCCTTTAGAGAATTGGTAGAAGAAGTATCTATGCTGATGGCTTATGAAGTTACAAAAGACTTTCCATTAACAGAAATAGAAATTGAAACACCTATAGCAAAGACAAAGACGAAAGTTTTAACGGATAAAAAAGTTACCCTAGTGCCAATTTTAAGAGCTGGCTTAGGAATGGTAGAAGGAATGTTAAAAATAATTCCAACTGCAAGGGTAGGTCATATTGGATTATATCGCGATCACGATACAAAACAACCTGTAGAATATTACTGTAAACTTCCTGCAAATGCAGATGAAAGTGAAGTAATTGTACTTGATCCAATGTTAGCTACAGGTGGTTCAGGATCTGCTGCTATTCAGTTCATCAAAGATAGAGGCGTTAAAAACATAAAATGGGTTTGTATTATTGCTTCAGTAGAAGGTGTTGAAAGAATACACAAAGACCATCCAGATGTTCCGATTTTCTGCGCTGCAGTAGATCAAGATCTAAATGAAAACGCCTATATCGTTCCAGGATTAGGCGACGCTGGAGATCGAATTTTTGGAACAAAATAA
- the ilvD gene encoding dihydroxy-acid dehydratase, with protein MRSDSVKKGMQQAPHRSLFNALGMTKEELERPLIGIVSSYNEIVPGHINLDKIVDAVKMGVAMAGGTPVVIPAIAVCDGIAMGHLGMKYSLVTRDLIADSTEAMTMAHAFDGLVMVPNCDKNVPGLLMAAARVNIPTIFVSGGPMLAGRVKGQKTSLSSMFEAVGAYSAGKMSLEDVEEFENKVCPTCGSCSGMYTANSMNCLTEVIGMALKGNGTIPAVYSARIQLAKHAGMKIMELLEKDIKPRDIMTEDAFMNALAVDMALGCSTNTMLHLPAIAHESGVKLNLDIANEISARTPNLCHLAPAGHTYIEELNEAGGVYAVMNELNKKKLIKTDLITCTGKTVGENIKDCINTDPEVIRPIEKPYSETGGIAVLKGNLAPDSCVVKRSAVAPEMMKHEGPARVFDCEENAITAIKDGKIVAGDVVVIRYEGPKGGPGMREMLNPTSAIAGMGLGSTVALITDGRFSGASRGASIGHVSPEAAVGGNIALIEEGDLIKIDINANTIDFEVSKEELEKRRANWKPRAPKVTTGYLARYAHLVTSADKGAILQLPGIEE; from the coding sequence ATGAGAAGTGATTCAGTAAAAAAAGGAATGCAACAAGCTCCACATCGTTCTTTGTTTAATGCTCTTGGTATGACTAAAGAAGAATTAGAAAGACCTCTTATCGGTATTGTAAGCTCCTATAATGAAATTGTCCCAGGGCATATAAATTTAGATAAAATTGTAGATGCAGTAAAAATGGGCGTTGCTATGGCAGGTGGTACGCCAGTTGTTATCCCAGCTATTGCAGTTTGCGATGGGATTGCCATGGGTCATCTGGGAATGAAGTACTCTCTTGTGACTAGAGATTTAATCGCTGATTCTACAGAAGCGATGACAATGGCTCACGCTTTTGATGGACTGGTTATGGTACCTAATTGCGATAAAAATGTTCCAGGCCTATTAATGGCGGCCGCTAGAGTTAATATTCCTACGATTTTTGTAAGTGGTGGTCCTATGTTAGCTGGAAGAGTAAAAGGACAAAAAACTAGTTTATCTTCTATGTTTGAGGCAGTAGGCGCTTATAGTGCAGGAAAGATGAGCCTTGAGGATGTAGAAGAATTTGAAAACAAAGTTTGTCCAACTTGTGGATCTTGCTCTGGTATGTATACTGCAAACAGTATGAATTGTCTTACAGAAGTGATCGGAATGGCGCTTAAAGGCAATGGAACCATTCCAGCTGTATACTCTGCACGAATTCAATTGGCAAAACATGCTGGAATGAAAATCATGGAATTACTAGAAAAAGATATTAAACCAAGGGATATTATGACAGAAGATGCTTTTATGAATGCATTAGCTGTAGATATGGCTCTTGGATGTAGTACAAATACCATGCTTCATTTACCAGCTATAGCTCATGAATCAGGAGTAAAGCTAAACCTAGATATTGCAAATGAAATTAGTGCTAGAACGCCAAACTTATGTCATTTAGCTCCTGCGGGACACACCTATATTGAAGAATTAAATGAAGCAGGTGGCGTTTACGCAGTCATGAATGAATTAAATAAGAAAAAACTTATTAAGACGGATTTAATAACATGTACAGGTAAAACGGTTGGAGAAAATATAAAAGATTGTATCAATACAGATCCGGAAGTCATTCGACCGATTGAAAAACCGTATAGTGAAACAGGTGGAATCGCAGTATTAAAGGGGAATTTAGCTCCAGATTCTTGCGTAGTAAAACGATCTGCGGTTGCCCCTGAAATGATGAAACACGAAGGTCCAGCTAGAGTATTTGACTGTGAGGAAAATGCCATTACAGCTATTAAGGACGGGAAAATTGTAGCTGGAGATGTAGTAGTCATCCGATATGAAGGTCCAAAAGGTGGTCCAGGTATGCGAGAAATGTTAAATCCAACTTCAGCCATTGCAGGCATGGGATTAGGTAGCACTGTTGCTCTAATTACAGATGGTCGGTTTAGTGGAGCTTCTAGAGGTGCATCTATTGGCCATGTTTCTCCAGAAGCAGCAGTAGGAGGAAATATCGCCTTGATTGAAGAAGGGGATCTTATCAAAATCGACATCAATGCAAATACCATTGATTTTGAAGTATCTAAGGAAGAATTAGAAAAAAGAAGGGCAAACTGGAAACCAAGAGCACCAAAAGTGACAACAGGTTACTTAGCTCGTTACGCACATCTAGTAACATCTGCAGACAAAGGTGCAATCTTGCAATTACCTGGAATAGAAGAGTAA
- a CDS encoding TVP38/TMEM64 family protein, with protein MRHKASELIYKFIKILPIIIIIVGIVVGFQFKDISVADIVNYTPENPFLAACILIGLYALKSISIIFPLIVLNISAGMLFSPFWAIMVNIIGSFVVSAIPYYIGRFMGRSIAMKVMRKHKKFDDMTKMPIVQNPWFYSYFLRVISILPGDLVSMLLGSIKLKFMPYILGSLLGIFPGMLAATFMGTAISDPTSPEFIIALVGTVLLSVVSYLIYHKWKKKH; from the coding sequence TTGAGACATAAGGCGTCAGAATTAATATATAAGTTCATTAAAATACTACCCATTATCATTATTATCGTTGGAATTGTTGTTGGATTTCAGTTTAAAGATATCAGTGTAGCGGATATCGTAAATTACACACCTGAGAATCCATTTCTTGCAGCCTGTATTTTAATTGGATTATACGCTTTAAAGTCTATTTCTATTATCTTTCCTCTAATTGTTTTAAATATAAGTGCTGGTATGCTATTTTCGCCTTTCTGGGCAATTATGGTTAATATTATTGGCTCTTTTGTTGTATCTGCGATTCCTTATTATATCGGGAGATTTATGGGCAGAAGTATTGCTATGAAAGTCATGAGAAAGCATAAAAAGTTTGACGATATGACTAAGATGCCTATCGTTCAAAATCCATGGTTTTATTCTTATTTTTTAAGAGTCATAAGCATCCTGCCTGGTGATCTAGTGAGTATGCTTTTAGGCTCTATTAAATTAAAATTTATGCCCTATATTCTAGGCTCTTTGTTGGGGATTTTTCCTGGTATGTTAGCTGCAACTTTTATGGGTACTGCTATTTCAGATCCCACCTCACCTGAATTTATCATTGCCTTAGTGGGAACTGTTCTTTTGTCAGTGGTGTCTTATTTAATCTATCATAAGTGGAAAAAAAAGCATTAA
- a CDS encoding AzlD domain-containing protein, with amino-acid sequence MNNILLPVAMMALITYGIRFLPLGLFTKKITSPFIKSFLYYIPYAVLGAMTFPSILYSTENMYFSLGGTLVAILLAYFEKSLLTVAISAVMTVLVLGLLF; translated from the coding sequence TTGAATAATATATTGCTTCCAGTGGCTATGATGGCACTTATCACTTATGGCATCCGATTTTTGCCTCTAGGCCTTTTTACAAAAAAGATTACCTCTCCATTTATTAAGTCCTTTTTATACTACATACCATATGCTGTCCTTGGAGCTATGACTTTTCCTAGTATTCTTTACTCCACAGAAAATATGTATTTTTCTTTAGGGGGAACACTAGTAGCAATTCTTCTTGCATATTTTGAAAAAAGTCTTTTGACTGTTGCAATAAGTGCTGTAATGACCGTTTTAGTTTTAGGGCTTTTATTTTAG
- the recQ gene encoding DNA helicase RecQ, whose translation MVKDKYGVLKEYFGYEQFRMGQEELIDSILQGKDTLGIMPTGAGKSICFQIPAVLLEGITLVISPLISLMKDQVTTLNQAGIPSAFLNSSLSNRQYSLALRYAKEGRYKIIYVAPERLTTAQFLKFASESKISMISVDEAHCVSQWGQDFRPSYLKIKEFIHLLPSRPVISAFTATATEEVREDIIHILQLKKPNVTTTGFDRPNLFFAVRKPSNKYTEVLKILKAHLGESGVIYCATRKNVEEVCNNLNLDGYKATRYHAGLSDQERKDNQEAFVYDNSPIMVATNAFGMGIDKSNVSFVIHYNMPKNLESYYQEAGRAGRDGEPADCILLYHGQDVITNQFLIEHGSQNEELDEETSKLVKEKDRERLKIMTYYCHTRDCLREYILNYFDDKSENHCGNCSNCMNNFEEMDITEIAKKIISCIYSAHSRFGIKVIIDTLRGSKAKKILRLHLDQLPTYGICASLTEKKLRSIINFLVLKQYLSITNSEFPTVGVTEKAIDFMNEEHILTMKIVEEVEDSTVEQSNYKKQKSVVHKEVDEGLFEALRQLRGQIAVRQKVPAFIIFSDATLRSMCQLRPTTESQFLGVSGVGEVKMTRYGKTFIDVIIDYENNKRQ comes from the coding sequence ATGGTAAAAGATAAGTATGGGGTTTTAAAAGAATATTTTGGTTATGAACAGTTCCGGATGGGGCAAGAGGAGCTTATTGATAGTATACTTCAAGGAAAGGATACTCTGGGAATTATGCCTACTGGCGCAGGAAAATCTATTTGTTTCCAGATACCTGCTGTTTTATTAGAAGGAATTACTTTGGTGATTTCGCCTCTTATATCCTTAATGAAAGATCAAGTGACTACATTGAATCAAGCTGGAATACCTTCAGCTTTTTTAAATAGCTCCTTGTCAAATAGGCAATATTCTCTTGCATTACGATATGCAAAGGAAGGTCGCTATAAAATTATTTATGTTGCGCCTGAAAGATTGACGACTGCACAATTTTTAAAATTCGCCAGTGAAAGCAAAATCTCTATGATCAGCGTTGATGAGGCCCATTGTGTATCTCAATGGGGACAGGATTTTAGACCCAGCTACTTAAAAATCAAGGAATTTATTCATTTGCTTCCATCTCGGCCTGTTATTAGCGCTTTTACTGCAACCGCTACGGAAGAAGTAAGAGAGGATATCATTCATATTTTACAACTAAAAAAACCAAATGTTACGACCACAGGCTTCGACCGACCTAATTTATTTTTTGCAGTGCGAAAACCAAGTAATAAGTATACGGAAGTCTTAAAGATACTAAAAGCTCATCTAGGTGAAAGCGGCGTCATCTATTGTGCTACACGAAAAAATGTAGAGGAAGTGTGTAATAATCTAAATCTAGATGGATATAAAGCTACTCGATATCACGCAGGATTGTCTGATCAAGAGCGTAAAGACAATCAAGAGGCTTTTGTTTACGACAATAGTCCAATTATGGTTGCTACCAATGCCTTCGGTATGGGTATTGACAAGTCTAATGTATCATTTGTCATTCATTATAATATGCCTAAAAACCTAGAGTCTTATTATCAAGAGGCGGGGAGAGCAGGGCGCGATGGGGAGCCAGCCGATTGCATTTTGTTGTATCATGGACAAGATGTAATTACCAACCAGTTTTTAATTGAACATGGTAGCCAAAACGAAGAGCTGGATGAAGAAACATCTAAATTGGTGAAAGAAAAAGATAGGGAACGTTTAAAAATTATGACTTATTACTGTCATACTAGAGATTGTCTAAGGGAGTACATATTAAATTATTTTGATGATAAGAGCGAAAATCATTGTGGTAATTGCTCTAATTGCATGAACAATTTTGAAGAAATGGATATTACGGAAATAGCAAAAAAAATTATCTCTTGCATATACAGTGCTCATTCAAGATTTGGCATCAAGGTAATCATCGATACCCTAAGAGGCAGCAAGGCAAAGAAGATCCTTCGCTTACATTTAGATCAATTGCCCACCTATGGTATTTGTGCTAGTTTGACTGAAAAAAAACTTCGTAGCATCATCAACTTTTTGGTTCTTAAGCAGTATTTATCCATCACAAATTCAGAGTTTCCTACAGTAGGCGTTACTGAAAAGGCGATTGATTTTATGAATGAGGAACATATCTTGACGATGAAGATTGTAGAAGAAGTTGAGGACTCGACGGTAGAGCAATCAAATTATAAAAAGCAGAAGAGTGTTGTTCACAAAGAAGTAGATGAGGGGCTTTTTGAAGCTTTACGCCAATTGAGAGGTCAAATCGCAGTTAGGCAAAAGGTTCCTGCTTTTATTATATTTAGCGATGCTACTCTTCGATCTATGTGTCAACTAAGACCTACTACAGAAAGTCAATTTTTAGGTGTATCAGGAGTAGGAGAAGTAAAGATGACTCGTTATGGAAAAACTTTTATAGACGTAATAATAGACTATGAGAATAATAAGAGGCAGTGA
- the gltX gene encoding glutamate--tRNA ligase: protein MDNKKLAELLFPEITKSISYYEDTVFPNRNLSERAKVTRLAPSPTGFIHLGNLYGAFVDERLAHQSHGVFMLRIEDTDEKRKVEGAVETIISSLEYFDLKFDEGATIDGEIGNYGPYFQSHRGEIYQTVAKYLVEIGRAYPCFCSEEELAEIRKQQVEENVNTGYYGKWAKDRDLTLEQITEHLKNNKPYVLRLKSMGKEEDTFEIEDAIRGKLTIPVNNQDIVILKANGIPTYHFAHVVDDHLMKVTHVVRGEEWLSTLPIHYELFTLLKWDLPVYCHTAHLMKMDDGVKRKLSKRKDPELGLNYYKSLGYHPASVREYLMTILNSNFEEWRIENPEKDINEFEFTLSKMSNSGALFDLDKLNDISKNVMLKIPAEEIYEFFLQWAKEYKGDIVALLTAHKEEVVKLLSVGREDRNPRKDLIYCEQILEFISYYFDEFFKVEDSYPENMDESEAKMLLRAYLDTYNHGDDQSEWFAKIREIAVANGYAAKPKDFKKNPDQYKGHVGDVSTVVRLAIVGKAISPDVWSIQQIMGEDRVMKRLEKAIG from the coding sequence ATGGACAATAAAAAATTAGCTGAATTGCTTTTTCCAGAAATAACAAAGTCAATATCTTATTACGAAGATACTGTATTTCCTAATAGAAATTTAAGTGAGAGGGCGAAAGTTACACGATTGGCGCCAAGTCCAACAGGTTTTATTCACTTAGGAAATCTTTATGGAGCTTTTGTAGACGAACGCTTGGCTCATCAAAGCCATGGCGTATTTATGCTTCGCATAGAAGATACAGATGAAAAAAGAAAAGTAGAAGGTGCTGTAGAAACCATCATCTCCTCCTTAGAGTATTTTGACTTAAAGTTTGATGAAGGCGCTACAATTGATGGAGAAATAGGGAATTATGGACCTTATTTTCAAAGCCATCGAGGAGAAATCTATCAGACTGTCGCCAAGTATTTAGTAGAAATAGGTAGAGCCTATCCGTGTTTTTGCTCAGAAGAGGAATTGGCAGAAATCAGAAAACAACAAGTAGAAGAAAATGTGAACACAGGTTACTACGGTAAATGGGCAAAAGACCGAGATTTGACTTTAGAACAAATTACAGAACATCTAAAGAACAATAAACCATATGTTCTGCGCCTAAAATCCATGGGGAAAGAAGAAGACACCTTTGAAATAGAAGATGCCATTAGAGGTAAACTTACAATACCTGTAAACAATCAAGATATCGTCATCTTAAAGGCTAACGGCATTCCTACTTATCATTTTGCGCATGTAGTAGATGATCACCTAATGAAAGTTACTCATGTAGTAAGAGGTGAAGAGTGGCTTTCTACTTTACCGATTCACTATGAGTTGTTTACTTTATTAAAGTGGGATTTGCCAGTGTATTGCCATACAGCTCATTTAATGAAGATGGATGATGGAGTGAAGAGAAAGCTTTCTAAGAGAAAAGATCCTGAATTAGGGCTAAACTATTACAAAAGTCTAGGTTATCATCCTGCATCGGTAAGAGAGTACTTGATGACGATTTTAAACTCAAACTTTGAAGAGTGGAGAATTGAAAATCCAGAGAAGGATATTAATGAATTTGAATTTACCTTAAGCAAGATGAGCAACTCAGGTGCTTTATTTGATTTAGACAAACTGAATGACATTAGCAAAAATGTTATGCTTAAAATACCAGCAGAAGAAATTTACGAATTTTTCCTACAATGGGCTAAAGAGTACAAGGGCGATATCGTAGCGTTATTGACTGCTCACAAAGAAGAGGTTGTAAAATTATTATCTGTTGGAAGAGAAGATCGCAATCCACGTAAAGATTTAATCTACTGTGAGCAAATTCTTGAATTTATCTCTTATTACTTTGATGAATTCTTTAAAGTAGAAGATTCTTATCCTGAAAACATGGATGAATCTGAAGCAAAGATGCTTTTAAGAGCTTATTTAGATACCTATAACCACGGTGACGATCAAAGTGAGTGGTTTGCTAAGATTAGAGAAATTGCTGTAGCCAATGGATACGCTGCAAAACCAAAAGACTTTAAGAAAAACCCAGATCAATACAAAGGTCATGTAGGCGACGTAAGCACTGTTGTTCGACTAGCGATAGTAGGCAAAGCAATATCTCCAGATGTGTGGTCTATACAGCAGATTATGGGTGAAGATCGGGTTATGAAGAGATTAGAAAAGGCAATTGGATAA
- a CDS encoding AzlC family ABC transporter permease — translation MDTNSICKRDRNTPLDRTFIIDVKDGFKKGMPIMLGYIPVSFTFGLMAVQGGIPVWIALVISMTNLTSAGQFAGVNLIIGGGSLFELCVSMFVINIRYMLMSLSLSQKIMPLSLIKRAAIAFGITDEIFAVASLEKRQITFGYMMGLIGGPYCGWALGTLLGGLTTSILPPVLQDSMGIALYAMFIALIIPAAKYSKAALIVILVAVGISSLFTYTPVLKEISIGWVVILAAVVASALGALLFPREDEET, via the coding sequence ATGGACACAAATTCCATATGCAAAAGAGACAGAAACACTCCTTTAGATAGAACCTTTATCATAGATGTAAAAGATGGTTTTAAAAAAGGCATGCCTATTATGCTTGGCTATATACCTGTATCTTTTACATTTGGTTTAATGGCTGTACAGGGAGGAATTCCTGTTTGGATTGCTTTAGTAATTTCTATGACGAATCTTACATCAGCAGGTCAGTTTGCTGGAGTAAATCTTATTATTGGTGGAGGTTCTTTATTTGAACTTTGTGTGAGTATGTTTGTTATTAATATTCGCTACATGCTTATGTCCTTATCTTTATCTCAAAAGATTATGCCACTGTCCCTTATAAAGAGAGCAGCTATTGCCTTCGGCATAACAGATGAAATATTTGCAGTGGCTTCTTTAGAAAAAAGACAAATTACATTTGGCTATATGATGGGGCTTATTGGAGGACCCTACTGTGGCTGGGCTCTTGGAACCCTTCTTGGAGGCTTGACAACTTCCATTTTACCTCCTGTTTTACAAGACTCTATGGGAATTGCACTATACGCTATGTTTATAGCTTTAATCATTCCAGCAGCTAAATATTCTAAAGCAGCTCTAATAGTAATACTTGTAGCTGTAGGAATTAGCTCTTTATTTACATATACTCCTGTTCTAAAAGAAATTTCCATAGGTTGGGTAGTTATTTTAGCGGCAGTGGTGGCATCAGCATTGGGCGCTTTGCTTTTTCCTAGAGAGGATGAAGAAACTTGA
- a CDS encoding Na/Pi cotransporter family protein, whose protein sequence is MTLEMTIGLIGGLGLFIYGMNLMSDGLKSVAGDRMKRLLEILTNNRIMAIFVGTVVTMIVQSSSTTTVMIVGFVNAGLMNLMQAAGVILGANIGTTITAQLIAFDIAGIAPLFIGIGVLVSLFAKKKRSRQIGGIILGFGILFVGINTMSDVMRPLRDNQGFIDILISFGQNPLLGLLAGAGITAIIQSSSATVGLLQAVAISGAFDGIAGTSPLAIIIPIILGVNIGTCATALLSCIGTSVTAKKAAIIHLFVNISGSICMMILLGVLNSLTNGNNPFYEFLTAISGSRQNIPDINRQIANFHTIFNTSNMLILLPFMTPMVRFIDRLLPDQINPEELRVQFDERMMQNPSIAIGQLVKEVVRMGSLANKNLAQSVDALLNKDEVLSEKVRTREKLVNEFEKDITEYLVLLSNKSLSEKENNRVLNLYNCIHNIERISDHADNLAELAQYRIDNKVSFSHTAVDELKIMMSTVIETSQNAIKAIETYDRSMAVKVLKKEEEINTMEEQLRTGHIDRLNKQICKPATGVIFLDIIGNLERIGDHATNIAELILD, encoded by the coding sequence ATGACTTTAGAGATGACGATTGGTCTCATAGGAGGTTTGGGACTATTTATTTATGGAATGAATCTTATGTCAGATGGTTTAAAATCCGTTGCCGGGGATCGAATGAAACGTCTTTTAGAAATTTTAACAAATAATAGGATTATGGCGATCTTTGTGGGTACTGTTGTGACTATGATTGTACAAAGCTCTAGTACTACAACGGTAATGATTGTTGGATTTGTTAATGCTGGACTAATGAACTTAATGCAAGCTGCTGGTGTCATACTTGGTGCTAATATTGGTACTACAATTACCGCACAATTAATCGCATTTGATATTGCAGGTATCGCACCCTTATTTATAGGTATAGGTGTACTTGTATCGCTCTTTGCAAAGAAGAAGAGAAGCCGACAAATCGGTGGAATTATTTTGGGTTTTGGTATATTATTTGTAGGCATTAATACCATGTCTGATGTTATGAGACCATTAAGAGATAATCAAGGATTTATTGATATTTTAATTTCTTTTGGGCAGAACCCTCTTCTTGGTTTACTAGCTGGTGCAGGAATTACAGCTATTATACAAAGCAGTAGTGCTACAGTTGGTCTACTTCAAGCAGTAGCCATATCTGGTGCTTTTGATGGCATAGCTGGAACAAGCCCCCTAGCTATCATTATCCCTATTATATTAGGGGTAAATATTGGTACCTGCGCAACTGCGTTATTGTCCTGTATTGGTACCAGCGTAACAGCTAAGAAAGCTGCGATCATACATTTATTTGTCAATATCTCTGGTTCCATTTGTATGATGATATTATTAGGAGTACTTAATTCTCTTACAAATGGCAATAATCCGTTTTACGAATTTTTGACAGCTATATCAGGCAGTCGTCAAAACATTCCTGATATAAATAGGCAAATTGCTAATTTCCATACTATATTTAATACTTCTAATATGCTTATTTTGCTTCCTTTTATGACTCCGATGGTTCGCTTTATAGACCGATTATTGCCGGATCAAATTAATCCTGAGGAACTTAGGGTCCAATTTGATGAGCGTATGATGCAAAATCCGTCTATTGCCATTGGTCAATTAGTGAAGGAAGTAGTAAGAATGGGTAGTCTAGCTAATAAAAATTTGGCCCAGTCTGTAGACGCTCTTCTAAACAAAGATGAGGTTTTATCTGAAAAAGTTCGAACCAGAGAAAAACTAGTAAATGAATTTGAGAAAGATATTACCGAGTATCTAGTACTATTATCAAATAAATCTTTATCTGAGAAAGAAAATAACCGTGTTTTAAATTTATATAATTGTATTCACAATATAGAGAGAATCAGCGACCATGCGGATAATTTAGCTGAACTAGCTCAGTATCGTATTGATAATAAGGTTAGTTTTAGTCATACAGCAGTTGATGAATTAAAAATAATGATGAGTACCGTTATTGAGACGAGCCAAAATGCTATTAAAGCCATTGAGACATATGATCGTTCTATGGCTGTAAAGGTCCTTAAGAAGGAAGAAGAAATTAACACTATGGAAGAGCAATTAAGGACAGGCCATATCGACAGACTGAATAAACAAATATGTAAGCCAGCTACTGGTGTGATTTTCCTAGACATCATAGGTAATTTAGAGAGAATAGGAGATCACGCTACCAATATAGCAGAGTTGATTTTAGATTAA
- a CDS encoding cation diffusion facilitator family transporter, whose amino-acid sequence MKDYKNTTNAKVRQQYGKFASVVGVVTNLILFAIKIAVGIVFNSIAITADAINNLSDSSSSFITLIGFKISGKPADKEHPYGHARMEYISGLIVSFLICFLGFQLFQNAFDKILHPQEAKFSTISIGVLIVAIFGKLWQYLFYKKIATLIDSTTLIATSIDSRNDILSTAVVLLGIIITYYTGFNLDGYLGLVVAILIIISGIKLIMDTVSPLLGTAPSEELVEYIYQKILSYDGIVSLHDLQVHSYGEGQIFATVHCEVPAEEDIMVSHDIIDNIERYFMKEEGINLVIHLDPIITSDEKTNKLREKVIKTISNISKELSLHDFRVVWGVSHSNLIFDVVVPYSFEYSNEELIEIIDDKVKEIDPCYNCVVTIDHDYIPNY is encoded by the coding sequence GTGAAGGACTATAAAAACACCACAAATGCGAAAGTGCGTCAGCAGTATGGTAAATTCGCCAGCGTAGTTGGTGTTGTTACAAATTTAATTCTATTTGCCATTAAGATTGCTGTAGGTATTGTTTTTAATAGTATTGCCATCACAGCAGATGCCATTAATAATTTATCGGATTCCAGTTCATCTTTTATTACTTTAATTGGATTTAAGATATCAGGAAAGCCGGCAGATAAAGAACATCCATACGGTCATGCTCGAATGGAGTATATTTCTGGATTAATCGTATCCTTTTTAATTTGTTTTTTAGGATTTCAATTATTTCAAAATGCCTTTGACAAAATCCTTCACCCTCAAGAAGCGAAATTTAGTACGATTTCTATAGGTGTATTGATTGTGGCAATATTTGGAAAATTGTGGCAATACTTGTTTTATAAAAAGATAGCCACATTAATTGACTCAACGACCTTAATAGCTACATCTATAGATAGTAGAAACGATATATTATCTACAGCAGTAGTTCTTTTAGGTATTATAATTACTTATTATACTGGCTTTAATTTAGATGGATATTTAGGCCTTGTGGTAGCTATTTTAATCATCATTAGTGGAATAAAACTAATCATGGATACAGTAAGCCCTTTGCTGGGAACAGCTCCATCAGAAGAATTAGTAGAATATATCTATCAGAAAATACTGTCCTATGATGGCATTGTATCACTGCATGATTTACAAGTGCATAGTTATGGTGAAGGTCAAATCTTTGCAACGGTACACTGCGAAGTTCCAGCAGAAGAAGATATTATGGTCAGTCACGATATTATTGATAATATCGAAAGATACTTCATGAAAGAAGAAGGGATCAATTTAGTCATTCATTTAGATCCTATTATTACAAGTGACGAAAAGACGAATAAATTGAGAGAAAAAGTCATCAAAACAATCAGTAATATCTCTAAAGAATTGAGTTTACACGATTTTCGAGTTGTATGGGGAGTAAGCCATTCGAATCTTATTTTTGATGTAGTCGTACCATATAGCTTTGAATACAGCAATGAAGAATTGATAGAAATCATCGATGATAAAGTAAAAGAAATAGATCCATGTTATAATTGCGTAGTTACGATAGATCATGATTATATACCTAACTACTAG